The Peribacillus simplex genome contains a region encoding:
- a CDS encoding YitT family protein: MKKFVTLLFSSFCIGVGLNLFIVPIHLINGGIFGISLLIKYVWGIQVGHTMIMINIPIYLVSLLYDKSYFFNAILGLAFTSTIIDWLTPLNGLVHLPIITSAIIGGMTIGIGVGFMLRQHISPGGVDLLALLIAKTTATNPGIIIFIIDSLIVIAGIIILNDLKLMYSLITISCVGICVSFINSFKAINIFIR, from the coding sequence ATGAAAAAGTTCGTTACTCTGCTTTTTTCAAGTTTTTGCATTGGAGTAGGTCTTAATCTGTTCATTGTCCCCATTCATCTAATAAATGGCGGGATATTCGGAATAAGTTTGTTAATCAAATATGTTTGGGGAATCCAGGTTGGACATACCATGATCATGATCAACATTCCCATATACCTTGTATCTCTTCTATACGACAAGTCTTATTTCTTCAATGCCATCCTTGGGTTAGCTTTTACTTCAACCATTATTGATTGGCTAACACCACTAAACGGTTTGGTTCATCTACCGATCATAACGAGTGCCATTATCGGTGGAATGACGATTGGGATTGGTGTTGGTTTTATGCTGAGACAACATATTAGCCCCGGTGGAGTGGATTTACTGGCACTATTAATCGCTAAAACCACAGCAACTAATCCTGGAATCATTATTTTTATTATTGATTCACTCATAGTAATTGCGGGAATTATTATATTGAATGACTTAAAGTTAATGTATTCACTCATCACGATTTCCTGTGTCGGCATATGCGTCTCCTTTATCAATTCTTTTAAGGCAATAAACATTTTTATAAGATAA
- a CDS encoding class D sortase — translation MKQLKKRRLLLLSCTIAIILFGVWFSTSNMYKFAKGYFLYKTHTPSSQVNETVQKPPSSEPISKKTTKKELYPVRPKTGEEIGELYIPKLKAKLPIFHGTNEDELEKGVGHFAGSVLPGEKDNSVLSGHRDTVFRKLGQVGEGDLLIVRTSAGEFTYKVNKVRIVDKDDRTVIVPKPRATLTVSTCYPFDYIGAAPERYILVAYLSSKKVSS, via the coding sequence ATGAAACAATTAAAGAAAAGGCGGTTGCTTCTGCTTTCTTGCACAATTGCCATCATTTTATTTGGGGTTTGGTTTTCCACATCCAATATGTATAAGTTTGCAAAAGGCTACTTTCTTTACAAGACTCATACTCCAAGCAGCCAAGTGAATGAAACTGTTCAGAAGCCACCAAGTAGTGAACCAATAAGTAAAAAAACAACAAAGAAAGAGCTATATCCTGTCCGCCCTAAAACGGGTGAAGAAATCGGGGAACTGTATATACCCAAACTAAAAGCCAAACTCCCTATTTTCCATGGCACAAACGAGGATGAATTGGAAAAAGGCGTTGGTCACTTCGCAGGAAGTGTACTACCAGGTGAAAAAGACAATTCCGTTCTTTCCGGTCATAGAGATACGGTATTCCGTAAACTCGGGCAAGTTGGCGAAGGAGATTTGTTGATTGTAAGAACATCGGCAGGCGAGTTCACATACAAAGTCAACAAAGTTCGAATTGTGGATAAGGATGATCGCACCGTTATCGTACCAAAGCCACGGGCAACGCTAACAGTCAGTACCTGTTATCCCTTTGATTATATCGGGGCGGCACCTGAACGCTATATACTTGTCGCTTATTTGTCTTCAAAAAAGGTAAGTTCTTAA
- a CDS encoding amino acid permease has product MSNGTLTRKLGFWSALAIAVGTTIGSGIFVSSGDVARAAGTPSISILAWIIGGVIAIPQVMVLAELSTAYPQNGSGYVYLNKAGWRPLAFLYGWATFWALDPPSISIMALAIVSYLATFFPFFSGVAGKLLGIAIILLITSIHYRSVKEGGLFQVMITAIKIIPFLIVIVLGIMYMNPGNFTYTPGPGTQNSSLIGGVSATTWAYTGMAAICFMAGEFKNPGKILPRALISSVFIVLALYTLLAVCVIGLMPFEELMNSNAAVSEAVKYIPGLSDIASSFVAITAIIVILGSLSSCIMFQPRLEYAMAKDGLFFQRFARVHPKYETPSFSIIVQVTYACILVCFSNLTVLLGYFTLIQLIINIMDFAAVYKCRKRDDYNPIYRMPMWRLTTVLAILGASWLAWGTFTWAPIQGVIAALIVIATGLPVYYYWERKYGSKKNNDSDIVA; this is encoded by the coding sequence ATGAGTAATGGCACACTTACAAGAAAACTGGGTTTTTGGTCTGCTCTGGCTATTGCTGTTGGAACTACTATAGGGTCGGGTATTTTTGTCTCATCAGGTGATGTTGCAAGGGCTGCGGGTACTCCTTCCATTTCTATTCTAGCCTGGATAATAGGCGGGGTGATTGCCATACCGCAAGTAATGGTGCTGGCAGAGTTATCGACGGCATACCCCCAAAATGGAAGCGGTTACGTTTATTTAAATAAAGCTGGATGGAGGCCTTTGGCATTTTTATATGGATGGGCCACTTTCTGGGCTTTGGATCCTCCATCAATATCGATTATGGCATTAGCGATTGTTTCTTATTTAGCAACCTTTTTCCCATTTTTCTCAGGAGTGGCCGGGAAATTATTGGGTATTGCGATCATCCTGCTCATCACATCGATTCATTATCGAAGTGTGAAAGAGGGAGGTCTTTTCCAAGTCATGATCACGGCTATCAAAATCATTCCTTTCCTGATTGTCATTGTCCTGGGAATCATGTATATGAACCCTGGTAACTTTACTTATACTCCAGGACCTGGTACCCAAAATTCAAGTTTAATAGGTGGTGTATCTGCAACCACATGGGCATATACGGGGATGGCCGCGATTTGTTTCATGGCTGGGGAGTTCAAAAATCCAGGGAAAATACTTCCGCGGGCTCTTATTAGTTCGGTATTCATCGTGTTGGCTTTATATACGCTGCTAGCCGTTTGTGTCATAGGCTTGATGCCATTTGAAGAATTAATGAACTCCAATGCGGCAGTTTCTGAAGCTGTTAAATATATTCCGGGATTATCTGATATTGCCTCATCATTTGTGGCCATTACGGCGATTATTGTTATCTTGGGTTCGCTGAGCTCTTGCATAATGTTTCAGCCCCGCCTTGAGTATGCAATGGCAAAGGACGGACTATTCTTTCAACGCTTTGCAAGAGTCCATCCTAAATATGAAACTCCAAGTTTCTCCATCATCGTTCAGGTTACGTATGCATGTATTCTTGTGTGCTTTAGTAATTTAACGGTGTTACTAGGCTATTTCACACTGATCCAATTGATTATTAACATTATGGACTTTGCCGCTGTTTATAAATGTCGTAAAAGGGATGATTATAACCCAATCTATCGTATGCCAATGTGGAGATTAACGACGGTTTTAGCTATTCTTGGAGCATCATGGCTGGCCTGGGGAACATTTACTTGGGCGCCAATTCAAGGAGTGATTGCAGCGTTGATCGTTATCGCAACAGGTCTGCCGGTTTACTATTATTGGGAAAGGAAATATGGATCAAAGAAAAATAACGACAGCGATATCGTCGCTTAG
- a CDS encoding SIS domain-containing protein, giving the protein MLKFDEGLFLDLVEKEGLAFRGQIEEIVDGITKRGYSNIFLIGAGGTIAMMYPYEYILKSNSTIDVHAEIAAEFMVMNHKHFSKDSVCIFTSVSGTTQETVAAAEYCKAKGATTIALVAEPNTPLTQIADYCITTGSETHSFDTFFMLLYMFVFRFMYNNNEFPQYEQFTKEVSLLPRAILDAVKSFDKKAEEFAITHKDTDYHMMVGSGNLWGNTYSYAMCILEEMQWIQAKSIHAAEFFHGTLELVVEDTSVILLKGEDETRPLMDRVERFVEKISKNITVIDTKNFDMEGISEEFRKHFSVSINWAVLSRISVYLERERNHPLTLRRYYRQMEY; this is encoded by the coding sequence ATGCTAAAGTTTGATGAGGGGTTATTTCTTGATCTTGTAGAAAAAGAGGGCCTTGCTTTTAGAGGTCAGATTGAAGAAATCGTAGATGGAATCACAAAAAGGGGCTACAGCAATATTTTCCTGATCGGGGCTGGTGGCACCATAGCCATGATGTATCCATATGAATACATTTTAAAATCAAATTCTACCATTGATGTCCATGCAGAAATTGCTGCTGAGTTCATGGTCATGAATCATAAGCATTTCAGCAAAGATTCAGTCTGTATTTTTACATCTGTATCTGGGACAACTCAAGAAACAGTTGCAGCGGCTGAGTATTGTAAAGCAAAAGGGGCTACTACAATCGCTTTAGTTGCAGAGCCAAATACCCCGTTAACACAAATTGCGGATTACTGTATAACGACAGGTTCTGAAACGCACTCTTTTGATACTTTCTTTATGCTTTTGTACATGTTCGTCTTCCGTTTCATGTATAACAATAATGAATTCCCACAATATGAACAATTCACGAAGGAGGTTTCTCTACTTCCACGTGCAATTCTGGATGCCGTTAAATCTTTTGATAAAAAAGCAGAGGAATTTGCCATTACTCATAAAGACACGGATTACCACATGATGGTCGGTTCTGGTAACCTATGGGGAAACACTTATTCATATGCGATGTGCATTTTAGAGGAAATGCAATGGATCCAAGCGAAATCCATCCACGCGGCAGAGTTTTTCCATGGTACGCTTGAACTTGTTGTTGAAGATACAAGTGTTATTTTACTAAAGGGAGAAGACGAAACAAGACCGCTGATGGACCGTGTAGAGAGATTTGTAGAAAAAATCTCAAAAAATATAACGGTTATTGATACCAAAAACTTTGATATGGAAGGCATCAGCGAAGAATTTAGAAAGCACTTTTCTGTTAGTATTAACTGGGCAGTATTAAGTCGAATCAGCGTTTACCTTGAGCGTGAAAGAAATCATCCATTAACACTTAGAAGATACTATCGACAAATGGAATATTAA
- a CDS encoding IS3 family transposase (programmed frameshift), whose amino-acid sequence MTKYSLELKLKAVLVYLEGMDSFRTVANQFNISLTPLKQWVAHYKEHGIDGLMSTYTNYDISFKMDVLNYMNDFGVSSTHAAAVYNIASPSTITNWLKQLEEYGVDALETKKKGRPSMKKETKKKPVEGSLEALQAENERLRAENAYFKKVESLSSRKRSVRTQKAKVVHELRGDFNLKLLLSVANLARSTYYYWINAFGRQDKYEEIKPVIQEIFHTNKGRYGYRRITLELRNRGISMNHKTVLRLMKELGLKCLVRMKKYRSYKGKIGKVAPNILNRNFKATKPNQKWVTDVTEFHLHGEKLYLSPILDLFNGEIIAYNIESRPVYPLVSKMLDQAFMRLESKDSPVLHSDQGWHYQMKQYSHDLKRHNIIQSMSRKGNCLDNAVIENFFGLLKSELLYLQKFDSMEHFKKELEDYIHYYNHRRIKVKLKGMSPVDYRVHALKVA is encoded by the exons ATGACAAAATATTCATTAGAGTTGAAATTAAAAGCTGTCCTTGTTTATTTAGAAGGAATGGACTCATTTAGAACTGTAGCCAATCAATTTAATATCAGTTTGACTCCTTTAAAGCAATGGGTGGCGCATTATAAAGAACATGGGATAGATGGGCTAATGTCTACCTATACAAATTATGATATTAGCTTTAAGATGGATGTACTAAACTATATGAACGATTTTGGAGTGTCTAGTACCCATGCAGCTGCTGTGTATAACATTGCTTCTCCTTCTACCATTACTAATTGGCTAAAGCAATTGGAGGAGTACGGAGTTGACGCTCTTGAAACGAAGAAAAAGGGGCGTCCATCCATGAAAAAAGAAACGAAGAAAAAACCAGTAGAAGGGTCATTAGAGGCGTTACAGGCTGAAAATGAAAGATTACGTGCAGAGAATGCATATT TTAAAAAAGTTGAGAGCCTTAGTTCAAGAAAGCGAAGCGTCCGAACGCAAAAAGCGAAAGTAGTACATGAGCTAAGGGGAGATTTTAATTTAAAGCTACTTCTGTCCGTCGCAAATCTGGCAAGGAGTACCTATTATTATTGGATAAACGCCTTCGGGCGTCAGGATAAATACGAAGAAATAAAGCCAGTTATTCAGGAGATATTTCATACGAATAAAGGGAGATATGGGTATCGACGCATTACATTGGAATTACGTAATAGAGGGATTTCAATGAACCATAAAACGGTCCTTCGATTGATGAAGGAGTTGGGACTAAAGTGTCTGGTCCGTATGAAGAAATACCGTTCATACAAAGGCAAGATTGGAAAGGTTGCGCCTAATATCCTCAATCGTAATTTTAAGGCAACAAAGCCAAATCAAAAATGGGTTACGGACGTAACTGAATTTCATTTACACGGTGAGAAGTTGTATTTATCGCCCATTCTAGATTTATTTAATGGAGAGATCATTGCTTACAATATCGAATCACGTCCTGTTTATCCCTTAGTCTCCAAGATGCTAGACCAAGCCTTTATGCGATTGGAATCGAAAGATTCCCCCGTTCTCCATTCAGATCAGGGCTGGCATTACCAGATGAAACAATACTCACATGATTTGAAAAGACATAACATTATACAAAGCATGTCCCGCAAAGGAAATTGTTTAGACAATGCCGTCATAGAAAACTTCTTTGGCTTACTGAAATCGGAATTACTTTATTTACAGAAGTTCGACAGCATGGAGCATTTCAAAAAAGAACTGGAAGATTATATCCATTATTACAATCACCGACGAATCAAAGTAAAACTAAAAGGCATGAGCCCAGTAGATTACCGGGTTCATGCCCTCAAGGTTGCCTAA
- a CDS encoding processed acidic surface protein, which yields MKKLWTILLSFTLLISLFPQLAMAAPSKNFEQELTKYLKEVSLVRGFEVTKDDIETSLSFYDESIENFESIDDLKDALGEVIKADLSNLDVIYEDYNLTNESLIKLLHENGEELDDYIFIWDLDEAVYFYAEEGDFERDPNFDKEFVNYLAKVSKERGFEVTKEDIEASLELYDLSTEEFESVAELSEFLGDVIKADLSNLDYFNENYGLDKQALLQMLEENGEDINDYIYIDNLEETVWNLTGGGIDGEVAEDFLPIFEEELGLTEEELQRLEDHLMSLEDHLSNPETVKRLEELGNRMMAFEEFDVATELTAEQIAEMASIYEELLSIFKLNVSYSLVKSGSESPVTLLDLMKLEELKGANLKIEIYSTDGKFLADLLITGDMVDSDTLTNAGGQIKESAKEVQKTIEKAPVAKPVKQKISTHTNSEHQTVKGAKLPNTASDYIPNALLGLCIVLFGSLMYRKIRKA from the coding sequence ATGAAAAAACTGTGGACCATTTTACTTTCATTTACGTTGTTAATTAGCTTATTCCCGCAATTAGCGATGGCAGCACCAAGCAAAAATTTTGAGCAAGAACTCACAAAGTATTTAAAGGAGGTAAGCCTTGTTAGAGGTTTTGAAGTGACGAAGGATGATATTGAAACGTCTCTTTCTTTTTACGATGAGAGTATTGAAAACTTTGAATCTATTGATGATCTTAAAGATGCCTTGGGCGAAGTTATTAAAGCGGATTTAAGTAATTTAGATGTCATTTATGAAGATTATAATCTAACTAATGAGAGCCTAATTAAACTATTGCATGAAAATGGCGAAGAACTTGACGATTATATTTTTATCTGGGACCTCGATGAGGCTGTTTATTTCTATGCAGAAGAGGGCGATTTTGAACGCGATCCAAACTTTGACAAAGAATTTGTCAATTATTTAGCCAAGGTTAGCAAAGAAAGAGGCTTCGAAGTAACAAAAGAAGATATCGAAGCGTCATTGGAACTCTATGATCTTAGCACGGAAGAATTCGAATCTGTCGCTGAGCTTAGCGAATTCTTAGGTGACGTGATAAAGGCAGACCTAAGCAACTTAGATTATTTTAATGAGAATTATGGATTGGATAAACAAGCGTTGCTTCAAATGTTGGAAGAAAATGGTGAAGATATTAACGATTATATTTACATAGATAATCTTGAAGAAACTGTTTGGAACCTTACTGGTGGGGGAATAGATGGTGAAGTTGCCGAAGATTTCCTTCCTATTTTCGAGGAAGAACTCGGTTTAACGGAAGAAGAATTACAGCGGCTTGAAGACCACTTAATGTCTTTGGAAGACCATCTTTCCAATCCGGAAACAGTCAAGCGACTTGAAGAATTGGGCAACCGCATGATGGCTTTCGAGGAATTTGATGTAGCAACCGAGCTTACAGCTGAACAGATAGCTGAAATGGCATCAATCTATGAAGAATTACTTTCCATCTTTAAGCTGAATGTATCCTATTCCCTTGTGAAAAGTGGCTCGGAATCCCCTGTAACCCTTTTGGATTTAATGAAATTGGAAGAACTGAAAGGTGCTAACCTGAAAATAGAGATATACTCTACTGACGGAAAGTTCCTGGCTGATCTTTTAATAACAGGTGATATGGTAGATTCCGACACACTTACCAATGCAGGCGGACAAATAAAGGAATCTGCTAAAGAGGTGCAAAAGACCATTGAAAAGGCACCAGTTGCTAAACCAGTAAAACAAAAGATCAGCACTCATACTAATTCGGAACATCAAACTGTAAAAGGGGCTAAACTACCAAATACCGCTTCCGATTATATCCCTAATGCCCTTTTAGGACTATGCATTGTCTTGTTCGGAAGCTTGATGTATCGAAAAATCAGGAAAGCTTAA
- the frlD gene encoding fructoselysine 6-kinase has product MRTVSVGDNCMDVYQKSGEVYPGGNPLNVAVYLKGLGAESAYIGWVGSDQYSEKMVQAILGKGVDITHLSRKEGKTAVTFVEMVGSDRRFGEYDEGVMEHFCLTTEELQYIQTFQLIHSGIWGHADKYYSFFKEKGMLTSFDFSDQLDHDLVKTLPQFVDYPFFSYTKDDAFIRQFLEDVKNQGSKIAVATLGENGSLAYDGIQFYQCGVVEAKVVDTMGAGDSFISGFIYGILNGKSIGNCLELGTESAAKTIRYFGAW; this is encoded by the coding sequence ATGAGAACGGTTTCAGTCGGAGATAACTGTATGGATGTCTATCAAAAGAGCGGGGAGGTCTATCCTGGCGGTAATCCTTTAAATGTGGCTGTCTATTTAAAAGGGTTAGGTGCTGAATCTGCTTATATTGGCTGGGTGGGTTCCGATCAATATAGTGAAAAAATGGTTCAAGCGATTCTGGGAAAAGGCGTTGATATAACTCATCTTTCGAGGAAAGAAGGAAAAACAGCGGTTACTTTTGTTGAAATGGTAGGAAGTGACCGGAGGTTTGGAGAATACGACGAAGGTGTCATGGAACATTTCTGTTTAACGACGGAAGAACTCCAATACATTCAAACATTTCAGCTCATACATTCAGGGATTTGGGGACATGCGGATAAGTACTATTCCTTTTTTAAAGAAAAAGGAATGCTCACGTCTTTTGATTTCTCAGATCAGCTTGATCACGATTTAGTGAAGACTTTGCCGCAGTTTGTTGATTATCCTTTTTTTTCTTATACGAAGGATGATGCCTTTATCCGCCAATTTCTAGAGGATGTAAAAAATCAAGGATCTAAAATTGCGGTCGCCACTTTAGGTGAAAATGGTTCACTTGCTTATGACGGTATTCAATTTTATCAATGCGGTGTCGTTGAAGCGAAAGTGGTGGACACTATGGGGGCGGGGGATTCCTTCATTTCTGGTTTCATTTATGGAATATTGAATGGCAAATCTATCGGCAATTGCTTGGAATTGGGAACAGAGTCTGCTGCGAAAACAATTAGATATTTCGGTGCGTGGTGA
- a CDS encoding TIM barrel protein, translating into MNIAGMNITFRHFPFHYFLDCMDHLEIKSIELWGGEPHLYVYRNILENIRSLRREIKSRNMKIICYTPEQCIYPYNIASSDAHWRKKSIEYFMDNLYAALELDTNMMLITSGIGDFSVSQEESWKYASDSIFQLTKVAEMEGLILALEPLTKYESNLVIDSIGLKKMLEEIQSSSLKGMIDTVSMHLAGETPDEYFSFLPELSHFHLMDGDGQSDSHLALDDGVLNWREYLTSLKDHRYKGSCTLEIMGSNYYQNPRVAIMKSIEKVRELGI; encoded by the coding sequence TTGAACATTGCAGGGATGAATATCACTTTTAGGCATTTCCCTTTTCATTATTTTTTGGATTGCATGGATCACCTTGAGATTAAAAGCATTGAATTATGGGGTGGGGAGCCACATCTATATGTTTATCGCAACATACTAGAAAATATAAGAAGTTTGAGAAGGGAAATTAAGTCCAGAAATATGAAAATCATCTGCTATACTCCAGAGCAATGTATCTATCCTTATAACATTGCATCCTCGGATGCTCATTGGCGAAAAAAAAGCATTGAATATTTTATGGACAATCTTTACGCCGCGCTGGAGTTAGACACAAACATGATGCTTATCACTTCTGGAATAGGGGACTTTTCCGTCTCACAAGAGGAATCATGGAAGTATGCGAGTGACTCAATCTTTCAATTAACCAAAGTAGCTGAGATGGAAGGTTTGATTCTTGCTTTAGAGCCATTAACAAAATATGAATCCAATCTGGTAATAGACTCTATAGGGTTAAAGAAAATGTTAGAGGAAATCCAGTCTTCCTCATTAAAAGGAATGATCGATACAGTTTCGATGCATCTGGCAGGTGAAACCCCTGATGAGTACTTTTCCTTCCTTCCCGAATTAAGCCATTTTCACCTAATGGATGGAGATGGTCAATCAGATTCGCATCTGGCACTAGATGATGGGGTTTTAAATTGGAGAGAATACTTAACAAGCCTTAAAGATCATCGTTATAAAGGAAGTTGTACTCTAGAGATTATGGGATCAAATTATTATCAAAATCCAAGGGTTGCAATCATGAAATCTATTGAAAAAGTAAGGGAATTGGGAATTTAA
- a CDS encoding GntR family transcriptional regulator, producing MNLNPSTPQPLYMQIRQMLKNDIQNGKYKPDEQIPTEAELCETYSVSRITIRKAIEELVKEGTLTRIPRRGTFVASNKFHNELLSISGFSEFSHQLGMIPNSRILRSEVIPAPKDVAGHLLIEEGSPVLELERLMYVNDRPLFYDTAHYSLIRFPDLEKKIARDESTYKILMEDYHTEIVSNDKIIDVIGATKNYAKFLECDIGANLFRILKTAFDANDRPVHLSTFMCETNKVNLTVHRAK from the coding sequence ATGAATTTAAATCCTTCAACCCCCCAGCCATTATATATGCAAATAAGGCAAATGTTGAAGAATGATATTCAGAACGGTAAATATAAACCAGATGAACAGATCCCAACCGAAGCGGAGCTTTGTGAAACTTATAGCGTTAGTCGCATTACCATACGAAAAGCAATAGAGGAATTGGTGAAGGAAGGAACGCTGACACGTATTCCGCGCAGAGGTACCTTTGTTGCATCTAATAAGTTCCATAATGAATTGTTATCGATAAGTGGATTCTCGGAGTTTAGTCATCAGCTTGGGATGATACCTAATTCCCGGATTTTAAGAAGTGAGGTCATACCAGCGCCAAAAGATGTTGCAGGTCATCTCCTCATTGAAGAAGGTAGCCCCGTTCTCGAACTTGAGAGACTCATGTATGTGAATGATCGTCCGCTTTTCTACGATACCGCTCATTATTCGTTAATTCGTTTTCCGGATTTAGAAAAGAAGATTGCAAGGGATGAATCAACTTATAAAATCCTTATGGAAGATTACCATACAGAAATAGTCAGTAACGATAAAATTATAGACGTGATTGGTGCTACAAAAAACTATGCTAAATTTTTAGAATGTGATATTGGCGCCAATTTATTTAGAATATTAAAGACCGCCTTCGATGCAAACGACCGGCCTGTGCATCTTTCAACGTTCATGTGCGAAACCAACAAGGTCAATCTGACTGTTCATCGGGCAAAATAG
- a CDS encoding DoxX family protein has translation MKKIKIIYWIFTGLLVALMVLGSIPDIMSVPDAVALFDHLGYPTYLLPFIGIAKLLGVAAILIPGFPRIKEWAYAGFVFDLTGAMYSSISVGDPASGWLLFIIGYILIAGSYIYHHKILKSATSSTLSNKDSLTI, from the coding sequence ATGAAAAAAATAAAAATTATATATTGGATTTTCACAGGGCTTTTGGTGGCACTAATGGTTTTGGGTTCTATTCCGGATATAATGTCTGTTCCCGATGCAGTCGCTTTATTTGATCATTTAGGTTATCCAACCTACCTTCTGCCCTTCATTGGAATAGCCAAATTATTAGGTGTCGCGGCAATACTCATTCCAGGTTTTCCGAGAATTAAGGAATGGGCTTATGCCGGTTTTGTATTTGATTTGACGGGTGCTATGTATTCAAGCATATCAGTGGGCGACCCTGCCAGTGGATGGCTGCTTTTCATTATCGGATATATATTGATAGCCGGCTCTTATATTTACCATCATAAAATATTAAAATCCGCTACATCGAGCACTTTGAGCAATAAGGATAGCTTAACAATATAA
- a CDS encoding DHA2 family efflux MFS transporter permease subunit: protein MNHDKTAITKIRTGPMFAVMLAGALVAFLNQTLINIALPQLMNHFEISAATANWLTTIFLLVNGIVIPITAFLMERFNTRQLYLASMGLFALGTFLCGIAPSFSVLLIGRVVQAAGAGILFPLITNVIFTIFPPNRRGFAMGIFGIAMNFAPAVGPTLSGWIIQNYSWRVLFFVIFPFALLDFIFAIFIIKKVGKTSRPKLDKMGVILSTIGFGGVLYGFATGGTKGWDSPEVLTMFLVGGISLVLFVWRQFTVSHPILEFRIFRYRMFTLTTVINIIATMGMFSGMIIMPIYMQNIRGFTPMESGLMLLPGGILMGIMSPITGKLFDRFGARWLAVSGLAITIITTYLLTRLETDTSYSYVVWVYTIRMFGMSILMMPIFTAGLNELALSLNKYGTAMVNTLRMVAGAVGMAFFVSIMTNQGTKHVQEILSQRNISPDNTSQMAMAIKQGSVMGVDDAFMIATGLTIVAFILAFYIRQTSPQEDTITNRLSKKRA from the coding sequence ATGAATCACGACAAAACAGCCATCACTAAAATTCGTACGGGTCCCATGTTTGCGGTGATGCTGGCTGGGGCTCTAGTCGCTTTCTTAAATCAGACTTTAATTAATATAGCATTGCCTCAATTAATGAATCACTTTGAAATCTCAGCTGCAACAGCTAACTGGCTTACTACAATCTTCCTATTGGTCAATGGGATCGTCATCCCTATCACTGCTTTCTTAATGGAACGTTTCAATACAAGGCAACTATATCTTGCTTCGATGGGACTTTTCGCTTTAGGAACTTTCCTATGTGGAATTGCCCCCAGCTTCTCCGTCTTATTGATTGGACGTGTGGTTCAAGCCGCCGGGGCGGGGATTTTATTCCCTTTGATCACAAATGTGATTTTCACTATATTTCCACCTAACAGACGCGGTTTCGCAATGGGCATATTTGGTATCGCGATGAATTTTGCCCCTGCTGTAGGACCGACGTTATCAGGATGGATTATACAAAACTACTCTTGGCGGGTTCTGTTTTTTGTCATTTTCCCATTTGCATTGCTTGACTTCATCTTTGCCATTTTCATCATCAAAAAAGTAGGGAAAACGAGTCGGCCTAAACTCGATAAAATGGGTGTAATTCTTTCCACTATCGGATTTGGCGGAGTTCTATATGGATTCGCTACAGGCGGTACCAAGGGATGGGACAGTCCCGAAGTACTGACGATGTTCCTTGTTGGGGGAATCAGTTTAGTTTTATTTGTCTGGAGGCAATTTACTGTATCCCATCCTATTTTGGAATTTAGAATTTTTCGGTATCGGATGTTCACTTTAACGACGGTTATCAACATCATCGCAACTATGGGTATGTTCTCTGGAATGATCATCATGCCAATCTATATGCAGAATATCCGGGGGTTTACCCCGATGGAATCCGGTCTCATGCTATTGCCTGGCGGGATTTTAATGGGGATCATGTCTCCTATCACAGGTAAGCTGTTCGATCGATTTGGTGCGAGATGGCTTGCGGTGAGCGGACTTGCCATCACTATCATTACAACCTATCTTTTAACGCGGCTTGAAACAGATACGTCCTATTCTTATGTGGTGTGGGTATATACTATTAGAATGTTCGGAATGTCGATACTGATGATGCCCATCTTCACTGCTGGATTAAATGAATTGGCACTTAGCCTAAATAAATATGGAACAGCAATGGTCAATACATTGAGAATGGTAGCAGGTGCTGTTGGCATGGCATTCTTTGTTTCCATCATGACAAACCAGGGAACGAAGCATGTTCAGGAAATCTTATCTCAAAGAAACATATCACCAGATAATACATCACAAATGGCCATGGCCATTAAACAAGGTAGCGTAATGGGAGTGGATGATGCATTCATGATTGCAACAGGATTGACCATAGTTGCATTCATACTGGCCTTTTATATACGGCAAACTTCACCTCAAGAAGATACCATTACAAATCGCCTATCAAAAAAAAGAGCTTGA